From the Polaribacter tangerinus genome, the window ATATCGGTATTAGACAACCCAAATTCTTCTTCTATTTTTAAATAGACACCTGCTTTGTCTAAAATATTTTTATAAGTGTAAATTGGTGCCTCAAATCGAACTGCTATAGCAATTGCGTCTGAAGTTCTTGTATCAATCACCTCTTCTACTCCATCTTTTTCACAAACTAAACTAGAAAAAAATACTCCGTCTACCAACTTATGAATTATCACTTCTTTTACATTGATAGAAAAACGTTCGGAAAATGTTTTAAATAAATCGTGAGTTAAAGGTCTTGGTGGTCTTATTTCTTTTTCTAGCGCTATAGCTATAGACTGTGCCTCAAAAGCACCAATGATAATTGGTAAGGTTCTAGCCCCACCTATCTCGCTTAACACTAAAGCATACGCACCAGTTTGAGTTTGACTATAAGAAATTCCTTTAATGGTTAATTTAATAAAACTCATATATTTCTTTACAAAAATTAAGTATTAAAAGTTGATTTTAAGGGGCACAATTTACTAAAAATTATATAGTGATTCGTGTATTTCTTTTGAATTTGCATAAATACTAAAAACCTACTAAAATTTTTAGTAGGTTTTGTAGAATTGAACTAAATTTAAAATTAAGCAGCTTTAAATGCTTTTAACTTTTCTATCAATTGAGGTACAACCTCAAAAGCATCTCCTACCACTCCATAATCGGCTGCCTTGAAGAAAGGTGCCTCAGCATCTGTATTAATTACAACTTTAACTTTCGAAGCGTTAATACCTGCTAAATGTTGAATTGCACCAGAAATTCCGATAGCAATATATAAGTTTGAAGCTACTGGCTTTCCTGTTTGTCCTACATGCTCTCCATGAGGCCTCCAGCCCAAATCTGAAACTGGTTTAGAACAAGCAGTGGCAGCATTTAAAACTCCTGCTAACTCCTCTATCATACCCCAATTTTCTGGTCCTTTCATTCCTCTTCCAGCAGAAACTACAATATCTGCATCTGCAATGGTTACTTTTCCTGTAACTCTTTCTATATTGGTAGAAACCACATTAGACTCTACTATATTTGCCTCAAAATTTTCGGTAGTTCCAGCAACAGAACTTTCGTGAATCCCGAAAGAATTCTTAGCCAAACCAATTATTTTTTTTGCTGAATGTATTTCTGTATGTGAAAACGCTTTGTTAGAAAAAGCTTGTCTTTTAACTGTAAAAGGTGCAGTATTTGAAGGTGCTGCAACCACATTTGAAGCATATCCTGCATTTAAGTTTACCGCCAATAAAGGCGCCATGTACAAACTATCTATACTAGAATCTATAATTATAACGCTAGCATTTTCTTTGTTTGCTGCCTGCTCTAAAAGGCCTGCATATTTATTTGCATTAAATGTTGATAAGCTATTGTTTGATACGTTCAAAACTTTTTCTGCTCCATAATTGTATAACTCAGATGTTTCATTAACATTTACTGTTAAAGCAATTAAATTAACTCCTAATTGTGAAGCTACTTTTTTTCCGTAAGAAACTACCTCTAAAGCTGTTTTTTTGAACTTTCCGTCTTTTGAATCGGCAAAAACTAAAACTGACATATTTTTATTATTTGTTGTCATTAAATTATAGAAACCTTCTTATAAAGATTATTCTCTATATTATTAATGAATAGATTATTATTTAAATTACTTTGGCCTCGTTGTGAAGCAAGCTAATTAATTCGTCTAAATTTGATGCATCAACTAACTTAACCGGACCTTTTGCAGCAGGTTTCTCATAAGAAGTTATAGCAGTTGTTGCTTCAGTTCCTGTAGCTTCAAGAACTTGCAATGGTTTTTTACGAGCCATCATAATACCTCTCATATTAGGAATTCTTAAATCCTTTTCTTCTACAATTCCTTTTTGTCCACCAACAACCAATGGCAAATTAGCAGTTAAAGTTTCATTACCTCCATCTATTTCTCTTTTTAGAGTTGCCGAATTATCATCAACCACGATATCTACACAAGCATTTACAAAATTGTAATCAACCAAAGATGCCAACATACCTGGAACCATTTGTCCGTTGTAATCTGCAGACTCTTTCCCTGCCAATACCAAATCGTAACCTCCATTTTTTACCACCGCTGCCAATTCTTTAGCTACTAAAAAACCATCTGTAGCCTCGGTATTAATTCTAATAGCATCATCGGCACCAATAGCCAATGCTTTTCTTAAAGTAGGTTCTGTTTCTGCTCCTCCAACATTTACAACAGTTATAGTTGCACCCTGCTTTTCTTTAAACCACATAGCTCTTGTTAAGCAAAACTCATCATAAGGATTAATTACAAACTGTACGCCATTTTTATCAAACTCAGCATTGTTGTTTGTAAAATTAATTTTTGAAGTGGTATCTGGAACATGACTTATACAGACTAATATTTTCATAAATTGATATTTTATATTTTTCTCATCCACGAAAATACGGTTTTTTTTTGAAATTTATTATGCATGCATAATAAATTTTTAAATATTTAACAGTTTCGAAAACGATTGAAAAAAAGAAAGGTTAAAATTTAATGAGTTTCTAAAAATGAATAAAAAAAT encodes:
- a CDS encoding bifunctional nuclease family protein encodes the protein MSFIKLTIKGISYSQTQTGAYALVLSEIGGARTLPIIIGAFEAQSIAIALEKEIRPPRPLTHDLFKTFSERFSINVKEVIIHKLVDGVFFSSLVCEKDGVEEVIDTRTSDAIAIAVRFEAPIYTYKNILDKAGVYLKIEEEFGLSNTDMREENTSDTKELETFEEENKFSNLSITSLNEHLNKAVSDENYELAARIRDEISKRS
- a CDS encoding electron transfer flavoprotein subunit beta/FixA family protein, coding for MKILVCISHVPDTTSKINFTNNNAEFDKNGVQFVINPYDEFCLTRAMWFKEKQGATITVVNVGGAETEPTLRKALAIGADDAIRINTEATDGFLVAKELAAVVKNGGYDLVLAGKESADYNGQMVPGMLASLVDYNFVNACVDIVVDDNSATLKREIDGGNETLTANLPLVVGGQKGIVEEKDLRIPNMRGIMMARKKPLQVLEATGTEATTAITSYEKPAAKGPVKLVDASNLDELISLLHNEAKVI
- a CDS encoding electron transfer flavoprotein subunit alpha/FixB family protein yields the protein MSVLVFADSKDGKFKKTALEVVSYGKKVASQLGVNLIALTVNVNETSELYNYGAEKVLNVSNNSLSTFNANKYAGLLEQAANKENASVIIIDSSIDSLYMAPLLAVNLNAGYASNVVAAPSNTAPFTVKRQAFSNKAFSHTEIHSAKKIIGLAKNSFGIHESSVAGTTENFEANIVESNVVSTNIERVTGKVTIADADIVVSAGRGMKGPENWGMIEELAGVLNAATACSKPVSDLGWRPHGEHVGQTGKPVASNLYIAIGISGAIQHLAGINASKVKVVINTDAEAPFFKAADYGVVGDAFEVVPQLIEKLKAFKAA